One Calliopsis andreniformis isolate RMS-2024a chromosome 9, iyCalAndr_principal, whole genome shotgun sequence genomic window carries:
- the Hfp gene encoding poly(U)-binding-splicing factor hfp isoform X1 — MNGAMAMAPTSQNNVEPPNKKPRVEGNASEFLPGPIYDLNQIGQVVAGPGAKYLTLPGILGAGLPKITSEQQDTVNRAKKYAMEQSIKMVLMKQTLAHQQQQMASQRNQVQRQQALALMCRVYVGSISFELKEDTIRQAFLPFGPIKSINMSWDPVTQKHKGFAFVEYEIPEAAQLALEQMNGVMIGGRNIKVVGRPSNMPQAQSVIDEITEESKHYNRIYIASIHQDLTEDDIKSVFEAFGPITYCKLAQGSSPHRHKGYGFIEYETMQAALEAIASMNLFDLGGQYLRVGRAITPPNALMGPPSGTSMMPTAAAVAAAAATAKIQAMDAVASNAVALGLTKLGAAAPPILNQALPGIVRPTIAPATMMAPPTIATVAPVIPPPGIAIPQTLTRPPAIIQPIPGQPVVIPPPAVVAPTIVGTPVVPVTTTTNSDLMRRAQEQAAHQKQQEELQKKLLEETEPQTLQQQENMSIKGQSARHLVMQKLMRKVESRVVILRNMVAPEDVDESLQEEIQDECSKFGVVERVIIYNERQSEDDEDAEVIVKIFVEFSQMSEAERARDSLNGRYFGGRLVKGELYDQTLFDNSDFSG; from the exons ATGAACGGAGCGATGGCCATG GCACCAACATCCCAGAACAACGTGGAGCCACCTAACAAGAAACCTAGAGTTGAAG GAAATGCATCAGAGTTCTTGCCAGGCCCTATATATGATCTCAATCAAATTGGACAAGTTGTTGCGG GACCCGGGGCTAAATATCTTACCTTACCTGGCATTCTAGGTGCAGGTCTTCCAAAAATCACATCTGAACAGCAGGACACAGTAAACAGAGCAAAGAAATATGCAATGGAACAAAGCATCAAAATGGTACTCATGAAACAAACCTTGGCACATCAACAACAG CAAATGGCTAGTCAACGGAATCAGGTGCAGAGACAGCAGGCTCTCGCCCTCATGTGCAG GGTATATGTGGGCAGCATCAGTTTCGAATTGAAAGAGGATACAATCAGGCAAGCTTTCTTGCCGTTTGGTCCTATAAAATCAATCAACATGTCTTGGGATCCTGTTACACAGAAGCACAAAGGATTTGCATTCGTCGAATACGAGATACCTGAAGCAGCACAACTTGCTTTGGAACAGATGAATGGTGTCATGATTGGTGGACGTAACATCAAG GTTGTGGGGCGTCCATCGAATATGCCCCAAGCACAATCTGTAATAGATGAAATTACTGAAGAAAGTAAACATTACAATCGTATCTATATTGCGTCCATTCATCAAGATTTGACAGAGGACGATATTAAGTCAGTATTCGAAGCATTTGGTCCTATTACATACTGTAAATTAGCACAAGGTAGTTCACCCCACCGACACAAAGGTTACGGTTTTATTGAATACGAAACGATGCAAGCTGCTTTGGAAGCTATCGCGTCTATGAATCTATTCGACTTGGGCGGTCAATACCTCAGAGTAGGCAGAGCTATCACTCCACCAAATGCTCTCATGGGTCCACCAAGTGGAACCAGTATGATGCCTACTGCAGCTGCTGTCGCGGCTGCTGCCGCTACTGCTAAAATACAAGCGATGGACGCAGTCGCCAGTAATGCAGTTGCTCTTGGTTTGACTAAACTTGGGGCTGCTGCTCCACCAATTTTGAATCAAG CTTTACCTGGTATAGTGAGACCTACAATTGCTCCTGCAACAATGATGGCACCGCCCACTATAGCAACGGTTGCACCCGTTATACCTCCTCCAGGTATAGCTATACCACAGACTTTAACTCGACCACCAGCAATTATTCAACCGATTCCTGGACAGCCAGTTGTTATACCACCTCCAGCAGTTGTTGCCCCCACAATAGTAGGAACTCCAGTT GTACCAGTTACGACAACAACCAACTCCGATTTAATGAGACGGGCACAGGAGCAAGCGGCACATCAAAAACAGCAAGAAGAATTGCAAAAAAAGTTGTTAGAGGAAACAGAGCCGCAAACATTGCAACAACAAGAAAATATGTCAATTAAAGGCCAAAGCGCACGTCATCTTGTTATGCAGAAACTTATGCGCAAAGTCGAATCACGAGTTGTTATATTGAGAAATATGGTCGCTCCAGAGGACGTAGATGAAAGTTTACAAGAAGAAATTCAAGACGAGTGTTCCAAATTTGGAGTTGTAGAAAGAGTTATTATTTATAATGAACGACAGTCCGAAGATGATGAGGACGCTGAAGTTATTGTAAAGATTTTCGTTGAGTTTTCTCAGATGAGTG AGGCAGAGCGTGCAAGGGATTCTTTAAACGGTCGTTATTTCGGTGGTCGATTGGTAAAAGGAGAACTCTACGATCAAACTTTATTTGATAACAGTGATTTTTCTGGTTGA
- the Hfp gene encoding poly(U)-binding-splicing factor hfp isoform X3 — protein MEQSIKMVLMKQTLAHQQQQMASQRNQVQRQQALALMCRVYVGSISFELKEDTIRQAFLPFGPIKSINMSWDPVTQKHKGFAFVEYEIPEAAQLALEQMNGVMIGGRNIKVVGRPSNMPQAQSVIDEITEESKHYNRIYIASIHQDLTEDDIKSVFEAFGPITYCKLAQGSSPHRHKGYGFIEYETMQAALEAIASMNLFDLGGQYLRVGRAITPPNALMGPPSGTSMMPTAAAVAAAAATAKIQAMDAVASNAVALGLTKLGAAAPPILNQALPGIVRPTIAPATMMAPPTIATVAPVIPPPGIAIPQTLTRPPAIIQPIPGQPVVIPPPAVVAPTIVGTPVVPVTTTTNSDLMRRAQEQAAHQKQQEELQKKLLEETEPQTLQQQENMSIKGQSARHLVMQKLMRKVESRVVILRNMVAPEDVDESLQEEIQDECSKFGVVERVIIYNERQSEDDEDAEVIVKIFVEFSQMSEAERARDSLNGRYFGGRLVKGELYDQTLFDNSDFSG, from the exons ATGGAACAAAGCATCAAAATGGTACTCATGAAACAAACCTTGGCACATCAACAACAG CAAATGGCTAGTCAACGGAATCAGGTGCAGAGACAGCAGGCTCTCGCCCTCATGTGCAG GGTATATGTGGGCAGCATCAGTTTCGAATTGAAAGAGGATACAATCAGGCAAGCTTTCTTGCCGTTTGGTCCTATAAAATCAATCAACATGTCTTGGGATCCTGTTACACAGAAGCACAAAGGATTTGCATTCGTCGAATACGAGATACCTGAAGCAGCACAACTTGCTTTGGAACAGATGAATGGTGTCATGATTGGTGGACGTAACATCAAG GTTGTGGGGCGTCCATCGAATATGCCCCAAGCACAATCTGTAATAGATGAAATTACTGAAGAAAGTAAACATTACAATCGTATCTATATTGCGTCCATTCATCAAGATTTGACAGAGGACGATATTAAGTCAGTATTCGAAGCATTTGGTCCTATTACATACTGTAAATTAGCACAAGGTAGTTCACCCCACCGACACAAAGGTTACGGTTTTATTGAATACGAAACGATGCAAGCTGCTTTGGAAGCTATCGCGTCTATGAATCTATTCGACTTGGGCGGTCAATACCTCAGAGTAGGCAGAGCTATCACTCCACCAAATGCTCTCATGGGTCCACCAAGTGGAACCAGTATGATGCCTACTGCAGCTGCTGTCGCGGCTGCTGCCGCTACTGCTAAAATACAAGCGATGGACGCAGTCGCCAGTAATGCAGTTGCTCTTGGTTTGACTAAACTTGGGGCTGCTGCTCCACCAATTTTGAATCAAG CTTTACCTGGTATAGTGAGACCTACAATTGCTCCTGCAACAATGATGGCACCGCCCACTATAGCAACGGTTGCACCCGTTATACCTCCTCCAGGTATAGCTATACCACAGACTTTAACTCGACCACCAGCAATTATTCAACCGATTCCTGGACAGCCAGTTGTTATACCACCTCCAGCAGTTGTTGCCCCCACAATAGTAGGAACTCCAGTT GTACCAGTTACGACAACAACCAACTCCGATTTAATGAGACGGGCACAGGAGCAAGCGGCACATCAAAAACAGCAAGAAGAATTGCAAAAAAAGTTGTTAGAGGAAACAGAGCCGCAAACATTGCAACAACAAGAAAATATGTCAATTAAAGGCCAAAGCGCACGTCATCTTGTTATGCAGAAACTTATGCGCAAAGTCGAATCACGAGTTGTTATATTGAGAAATATGGTCGCTCCAGAGGACGTAGATGAAAGTTTACAAGAAGAAATTCAAGACGAGTGTTCCAAATTTGGAGTTGTAGAAAGAGTTATTATTTATAATGAACGACAGTCCGAAGATGATGAGGACGCTGAAGTTATTGTAAAGATTTTCGTTGAGTTTTCTCAGATGAGTG AGGCAGAGCGTGCAAGGGATTCTTTAAACGGTCGTTATTTCGGTGGTCGATTGGTAAAAGGAGAACTCTACGATCAAACTTTATTTGATAACAGTGATTTTTCTGGTTGA
- the LOC143183167 gene encoding NADH dehydrogenase [ubiquinone] 1 alpha subcomplex assembly factor 2 — protein sequence MSGKQRGVFQLIWKHFVASVTPSFKQHKLIGEDFFGTKYYEIPVAKTFMKKRPSRYFVPVNKNDFEQELPAEWEAWLRYRRINPPTNEEVEMNYRIAMNKKQNAAKLEATYSSKKVDMPQLLPERKGQQSFPTYEEYKNDGIDYKIKRP from the coding sequence ATGTCTGGAAAGCAAAGAGGCGTGTTTCAGCTGATTTGGAAACATTTTGTTGCTTCAGTAACGCCAAGTTTTAAGCAACATAAATTAATTGGTGAAGATTTCTTTGGCACTAAATATTACGAAATACCAGTTGCAAAAACTTTTATGAAAAAGAGACCATCACGATATTTTGTACCTGtaaataaaaatgattttgAACAAGAACTACCAGCAGAGTGGGAAGCATGGTTAAGATATCGTAGGATAAATCCACCAACAAATGAAGAAGTAGAAATGAATTATCGAATAGCAATGAATAAGAAACAGAATGCAGCAAAATTAGAAGCAACTTATAGCAGTAAGAAAGTAGACATGCCACAATTACTTCCTGAACGAAAAGGACAACAGTCATTTCCAACTTAcgaagaatataaaaatgatGGAATTGACTATAAAATAAAACGTCCATAG
- the Hfp gene encoding poly(U)-binding-splicing factor hfp isoform X2, with protein MNGAMAMAPTSQNNVEPPNKKPRVEGNASEFLPGPIYDLNQIGQVVAGPGAKYLTLPGILGAGLPKITSEQQDTVNRAKKYAMEQSIKMVLMKQTLAHQQQKNKLVLRQQVLLLMCRVYVGSISFELKEDTIRQAFLPFGPIKSINMSWDPVTQKHKGFAFVEYEIPEAAQLALEQMNGVMIGGRNIKVVGRPSNMPQAQSVIDEITEESKHYNRIYIASIHQDLTEDDIKSVFEAFGPITYCKLAQGSSPHRHKGYGFIEYETMQAALEAIASMNLFDLGGQYLRVGRAITPPNALMGPPSGTSMMPTAAAVAAAAATAKIQAMDAVASNAVALGLTKLGAAAPPILNQALPGIVRPTIAPATMMAPPTIATVAPVIPPPGIAIPQTLTRPPAIIQPIPGQPVVIPPPAVVAPTIVGTPVVPVTTTTNSDLMRRAQEQAAHQKQQEELQKKLLEETEPQTLQQQENMSIKGQSARHLVMQKLMRKVESRVVILRNMVAPEDVDESLQEEIQDECSKFGVVERVIIYNERQSEDDEDAEVIVKIFVEFSQMSEAERARDSLNGRYFGGRLVKGELYDQTLFDNSDFSG; from the exons ATGAACGGAGCGATGGCCATG GCACCAACATCCCAGAACAACGTGGAGCCACCTAACAAGAAACCTAGAGTTGAAG GAAATGCATCAGAGTTCTTGCCAGGCCCTATATATGATCTCAATCAAATTGGACAAGTTGTTGCGG GACCCGGGGCTAAATATCTTACCTTACCTGGCATTCTAGGTGCAGGTCTTCCAAAAATCACATCTGAACAGCAGGACACAGTAAACAGAGCAAAGAAATATGCAATGGAACAAAGCATCAAAATGGTACTCATGAAACAAACCTTGGCACATCAACAACAG AAGAATAAGTTGGTCCTGCGGCAGCAAGTTTTATTGCTAATGTGCAG GGTATATGTGGGCAGCATCAGTTTCGAATTGAAAGAGGATACAATCAGGCAAGCTTTCTTGCCGTTTGGTCCTATAAAATCAATCAACATGTCTTGGGATCCTGTTACACAGAAGCACAAAGGATTTGCATTCGTCGAATACGAGATACCTGAAGCAGCACAACTTGCTTTGGAACAGATGAATGGTGTCATGATTGGTGGACGTAACATCAAG GTTGTGGGGCGTCCATCGAATATGCCCCAAGCACAATCTGTAATAGATGAAATTACTGAAGAAAGTAAACATTACAATCGTATCTATATTGCGTCCATTCATCAAGATTTGACAGAGGACGATATTAAGTCAGTATTCGAAGCATTTGGTCCTATTACATACTGTAAATTAGCACAAGGTAGTTCACCCCACCGACACAAAGGTTACGGTTTTATTGAATACGAAACGATGCAAGCTGCTTTGGAAGCTATCGCGTCTATGAATCTATTCGACTTGGGCGGTCAATACCTCAGAGTAGGCAGAGCTATCACTCCACCAAATGCTCTCATGGGTCCACCAAGTGGAACCAGTATGATGCCTACTGCAGCTGCTGTCGCGGCTGCTGCCGCTACTGCTAAAATACAAGCGATGGACGCAGTCGCCAGTAATGCAGTTGCTCTTGGTTTGACTAAACTTGGGGCTGCTGCTCCACCAATTTTGAATCAAG CTTTACCTGGTATAGTGAGACCTACAATTGCTCCTGCAACAATGATGGCACCGCCCACTATAGCAACGGTTGCACCCGTTATACCTCCTCCAGGTATAGCTATACCACAGACTTTAACTCGACCACCAGCAATTATTCAACCGATTCCTGGACAGCCAGTTGTTATACCACCTCCAGCAGTTGTTGCCCCCACAATAGTAGGAACTCCAGTT GTACCAGTTACGACAACAACCAACTCCGATTTAATGAGACGGGCACAGGAGCAAGCGGCACATCAAAAACAGCAAGAAGAATTGCAAAAAAAGTTGTTAGAGGAAACAGAGCCGCAAACATTGCAACAACAAGAAAATATGTCAATTAAAGGCCAAAGCGCACGTCATCTTGTTATGCAGAAACTTATGCGCAAAGTCGAATCACGAGTTGTTATATTGAGAAATATGGTCGCTCCAGAGGACGTAGATGAAAGTTTACAAGAAGAAATTCAAGACGAGTGTTCCAAATTTGGAGTTGTAGAAAGAGTTATTATTTATAATGAACGACAGTCCGAAGATGATGAGGACGCTGAAGTTATTGTAAAGATTTTCGTTGAGTTTTCTCAGATGAGTG AGGCAGAGCGTGCAAGGGATTCTTTAAACGGTCGTTATTTCGGTGGTCGATTGGTAAAAGGAGAACTCTACGATCAAACTTTATTTGATAACAGTGATTTTTCTGGTTGA
- the Hfp gene encoding poly(U)-binding-splicing factor hfp isoform X4, with the protein MASQRNQVQRQQALALMCRVYVGSISFELKEDTIRQAFLPFGPIKSINMSWDPVTQKHKGFAFVEYEIPEAAQLALEQMNGVMIGGRNIKVVGRPSNMPQAQSVIDEITEESKHYNRIYIASIHQDLTEDDIKSVFEAFGPITYCKLAQGSSPHRHKGYGFIEYETMQAALEAIASMNLFDLGGQYLRVGRAITPPNALMGPPSGTSMMPTAAAVAAAAATAKIQAMDAVASNAVALGLTKLGAAAPPILNQALPGIVRPTIAPATMMAPPTIATVAPVIPPPGIAIPQTLTRPPAIIQPIPGQPVVIPPPAVVAPTIVGTPVVPVTTTTNSDLMRRAQEQAAHQKQQEELQKKLLEETEPQTLQQQENMSIKGQSARHLVMQKLMRKVESRVVILRNMVAPEDVDESLQEEIQDECSKFGVVERVIIYNERQSEDDEDAEVIVKIFVEFSQMSEAERARDSLNGRYFGGRLVKGELYDQTLFDNSDFSG; encoded by the exons ATGGCTAGTCAACGGAATCAGGTGCAGAGACAGCAGGCTCTCGCCCTCATGTGCAG GGTATATGTGGGCAGCATCAGTTTCGAATTGAAAGAGGATACAATCAGGCAAGCTTTCTTGCCGTTTGGTCCTATAAAATCAATCAACATGTCTTGGGATCCTGTTACACAGAAGCACAAAGGATTTGCATTCGTCGAATACGAGATACCTGAAGCAGCACAACTTGCTTTGGAACAGATGAATGGTGTCATGATTGGTGGACGTAACATCAAG GTTGTGGGGCGTCCATCGAATATGCCCCAAGCACAATCTGTAATAGATGAAATTACTGAAGAAAGTAAACATTACAATCGTATCTATATTGCGTCCATTCATCAAGATTTGACAGAGGACGATATTAAGTCAGTATTCGAAGCATTTGGTCCTATTACATACTGTAAATTAGCACAAGGTAGTTCACCCCACCGACACAAAGGTTACGGTTTTATTGAATACGAAACGATGCAAGCTGCTTTGGAAGCTATCGCGTCTATGAATCTATTCGACTTGGGCGGTCAATACCTCAGAGTAGGCAGAGCTATCACTCCACCAAATGCTCTCATGGGTCCACCAAGTGGAACCAGTATGATGCCTACTGCAGCTGCTGTCGCGGCTGCTGCCGCTACTGCTAAAATACAAGCGATGGACGCAGTCGCCAGTAATGCAGTTGCTCTTGGTTTGACTAAACTTGGGGCTGCTGCTCCACCAATTTTGAATCAAG CTTTACCTGGTATAGTGAGACCTACAATTGCTCCTGCAACAATGATGGCACCGCCCACTATAGCAACGGTTGCACCCGTTATACCTCCTCCAGGTATAGCTATACCACAGACTTTAACTCGACCACCAGCAATTATTCAACCGATTCCTGGACAGCCAGTTGTTATACCACCTCCAGCAGTTGTTGCCCCCACAATAGTAGGAACTCCAGTT GTACCAGTTACGACAACAACCAACTCCGATTTAATGAGACGGGCACAGGAGCAAGCGGCACATCAAAAACAGCAAGAAGAATTGCAAAAAAAGTTGTTAGAGGAAACAGAGCCGCAAACATTGCAACAACAAGAAAATATGTCAATTAAAGGCCAAAGCGCACGTCATCTTGTTATGCAGAAACTTATGCGCAAAGTCGAATCACGAGTTGTTATATTGAGAAATATGGTCGCTCCAGAGGACGTAGATGAAAGTTTACAAGAAGAAATTCAAGACGAGTGTTCCAAATTTGGAGTTGTAGAAAGAGTTATTATTTATAATGAACGACAGTCCGAAGATGATGAGGACGCTGAAGTTATTGTAAAGATTTTCGTTGAGTTTTCTCAGATGAGTG AGGCAGAGCGTGCAAGGGATTCTTTAAACGGTCGTTATTTCGGTGGTCGATTGGTAAAAGGAGAACTCTACGATCAAACTTTATTTGATAACAGTGATTTTTCTGGTTGA